The nucleotide sequence AGGTCATGAGGAGGCCCGCAGACACGGAGTGCAAACGGGTCTGCATTTAGCCTTTGGTGCCACCGGCGGTCAGGCCCGACACCAGGGTGCGCTGCAGCAGCAAGCCAATCAGCATGGGCGGTAGCGCCGCCAGAACACCTACGGCTGAGATCAAGCCGTAGTCCGTGGCGCGTCCTGCGGCGAAGTCCGCAATCGTCACGGGCAGCGTCTTGGCGCGAATATCGTTGGTGTAAATCAAGGCATAGAAAAACTCATCCCACGCCAACAAAAACGCAAACAGTGCGGTTGCGCCAAGCGCAGGTAGCGCCAATGGCAAGGTGATGCGCCAAATCACCCCAAGCACCCCTGCGCCGTCAATGTGTGCAGCCTGCTCAATGTCATGGGGGACTTGATCAAAGTTGTTTTTGAGCATCCATGTCGTGAATGGCAACAAGATGGTGCAGTACACCAAGACCAAGGAGAGCACGTTGTTGAGCATGCCAAGGCCACTGAGTATGAGATACAAAGGCAACACAAAGGCCACACTGGGCAACATGTACACCGCGACCGCACCGTACAAAACACCTTGGCGGCCCGGGTAGCGTGAGAAGCTGTACGCCGCCGGAATGGCTGCCACCATCGCGATCACAGTACTGGCCACTGAGACCACCAAACTGTTGCGCAGGGCCGCCAAGAAGCGCTCCGCAACTGGGCCACCAGCGTCCGAAATCAGCTTGGTGTAGCGCGAAAAGTCCCAGCTGTCAGGCCACCATTGCAAAGGGATGCGCGTGAGGGCCACCGGCGTGCTGACGCTCATCACCAACAGCCAGTACAAGGGCGCCAAAGTGACAACGACAAACAAGGCCACCGCGGCGTACAGGGCCACGCGTGCCCCTAATCTTTGATACTTCATGTGCTGCCTTCTTGCTTGCGGAGCATGGCGACGTAAAGGGCAATCAAGAGGGCGGAGATGCCCGCCATCAAGATGGCGTATGCCGCACCACTGCCGATGCGAAGGTAAGAAAACGCCTCTTGGTACACCACAAAGCTCAGCGCTTTGGTGCTGTCGGCAGGCCCCCCTTTGGTCATGACGTAGATCACGTCAAACACTTTGAATGCGTCGATCGTGCGCAACACGATGGCCACACTCAAAGGGGCCATCACGCCGGGCACGGTGACATACCAAAACCT is from Rhodoferax aquaticus and encodes:
- a CDS encoding carbohydrate ABC transporter permease, with the translated sequence MKYQRLGARVALYAAVALFVVVTLAPLYWLLVMSVSTPVALTRIPLQWWPDSWDFSRYTKLISDAGGPVAERFLAALRNSLVVSVASTVIAMVAAIPAAYSFSRYPGRQGVLYGAVAVYMLPSVAFVLPLYLILSGLGMLNNVLSLVLVYCTILLPFTTWMLKNNFDQVPHDIEQAAHIDGAGVLGVIWRITLPLALPALGATALFAFLLAWDEFFYALIYTNDIRAKTLPVTIADFAAGRATDYGLISAVGVLAALPPMLIGLLLQRTLVSGLTAGGTKG